One Ardenticatenales bacterium genomic region harbors:
- a CDS encoding multidrug transporter, giving the protein MRRVIITDDSHIHPFNEPARDLRVLNKPLWLHQRDLLSPYTTEEREYPNWDIAQRAEGQEKVEALAHRDNLFFNQTLIEEFITRARAGHQPVRLAFRADDPAVTAHMLPLAHSFQRKGELVLAEMWYLPQGISQSFIAKPLVIDTESREIGYYHVPPYMATETGDLVYQLPRKAFVSLESWTHVFIIDILFGVFARGIITEEKVDRDWRFKLRILFRAIMEQRQVLDTSEVVRVGNNVSIDPTAIIHGMTTIGNNVNIGPGVVIDNCIIGDNVNVTQGCQLMLSVVADGCFLPFRASLFMTTLMERSMVAQNTCLQLCVVGRDSFIGAGSTFTDFNVVPAPLRAYGKEGLEETGMIVLGGCVGHHCRLSSGLYMMPARTIESDVVLLANDERSFIQKNISYEESDHHQFIGKYDYPRLYPRKGEQLG; this is encoded by the coding sequence ATGAGACGGGTCATCATCACCGACGACAGCCATATTCACCCCTTCAACGAGCCGGCCCGCGACCTGCGCGTCCTCAACAAACCCCTCTGGCTGCACCAGCGCGACCTCCTCAGCCCCTACACCACCGAAGAACGCGAATATCCTAATTGGGACATCGCCCAACGCGCCGAAGGACAGGAAAAAGTCGAAGCCCTGGCCCACCGCGACAACCTCTTCTTCAACCAGACCCTGATCGAAGAATTCATCACCCGCGCCCGCGCCGGGCACCAGCCCGTCCGCCTGGCCTTCCGCGCCGACGACCCGGCGGTCACCGCCCACATGCTGCCCCTGGCCCACTCCTTCCAACGAAAAGGGGAACTGGTGCTGGCGGAAATGTGGTATTTGCCGCAAGGTATCTCGCAAAGCTTCATCGCCAAACCGCTGGTCATCGACACCGAATCGCGCGAAATCGGCTACTACCATGTCCCTCCCTACATGGCCACGGAAACAGGCGACCTTGTTTACCAACTGCCCCGCAAAGCGTTCGTCTCCCTGGAAAGCTGGACACATGTGTTCATCATCGACATCCTCTTTGGCGTCTTCGCCCGCGGTATCATCACCGAAGAGAAAGTAGATCGCGACTGGCGCTTCAAGCTGCGCATCCTCTTCCGGGCCATCATGGAACAACGACAGGTGCTGGACACCTCGGAAGTGGTGCGGGTGGGCAACAACGTGAGCATCGATCCCACAGCCATCATCCACGGCATGACAACCATTGGCAACAACGTGAACATTGGTCCTGGTGTGGTCATTGACAACTGTATCATCGGCGATAACGTCAACGTCACGCAAGGCTGCCAGCTCATGCTGAGCGTGGTGGCAGACGGCTGCTTCCTCCCCTTCCGCGCCTCCCTCTTCATGACCACCTTGATGGAACGTTCCATGGTGGCTCAAAACACTTGCCTGCAACTGTGTGTCGTGGGGCGCGACTCCTTTATCGGCGCCGGTAGCACGTTCACCGACTTCAATGTCGTGCCCGCGCCGCTGCGCGCCTATGGCAAAGAGGGTTTGGAAGAAACAGGCATGATTGTTTTAGGCGGCTGTGTCGGCCATCATTGCCGTCTCAGTTCTGGGCTTTACATGATGCCCGCCCGCACTATCGAATCGGATGTGGTGCTGCTCGCCAACGACGAGCGCAGTTTTATTCAGAAGAACATCAGCTACGAAGAAAGCGATCACCACCAGTTCATTGGCAAGTACGACTATCCCCGCCTCTATCCGCGTAAGGGGGAGCAGTTGGGCTAA
- a CDS encoding ATP/GTP-binding protein, with the protein MQVVKMVITGPFAAGKTEFIGSVSEIDVVSTERRITSTAEKVKETTTVAMDFGRITVAKDNDEEEDIILYLFGTPGQRRFDFMWEILSEGMLGFVILVDSTKPETFREAKRILETFKEFAATPYVVAANKQDHEDAWEPEDLRIVLRLDPDVKVLPCVALDKESVKEVLLALLYSILEQLEESEVA; encoded by the coding sequence ATGCAAGTCGTCAAAATGGTGATCACAGGGCCGTTTGCTGCCGGCAAAACGGAATTCATAGGCTCCGTCAGTGAAATAGACGTCGTTTCTACCGAGCGCAGAATCACCAGCACAGCGGAAAAAGTAAAAGAGACAACCACGGTTGCCATGGACTTTGGCCGCATCACGGTGGCAAAAGACAATGACGAAGAGGAAGATATTATTCTTTACCTCTTTGGCACGCCAGGACAACGTCGTTTCGACTTTATGTGGGAAATCCTCTCAGAAGGGATGCTTGGTTTTGTTATTCTGGTGGACAGCACCAAGCCGGAAACTTTCCGTGAAGCCAAGCGCATTCTGGAAACGTTCAAGGAATTCGCGGCGACGCCCTATGTTGTCGCCGCGAATAAGCAAGACCATGAAGATGCGTGGGAACCGGAAGACCTGCGCATCGTGTTGCGCCTCGATCCAGATGTCAAGGTTCTTCCTTGCGTGGCCCTGGACAAAGAAAGCGTCAAGGAGGTTTTGCTGGCGCTGCTCTACTCAATTCTGGAACAACTCGAGGAAAGCGAAGTCGCCTGA
- a CDS encoding response regulator, whose protein sequence is MSNGNNGRILVVEDDFDISNMLRIYFNGQGYTVDVASRGNEALEICRRQLPDLIVLDIMLPDKDGYQVCRELRTTTRTSRIPIIFLTQKDERSDRIAGLELGADDYITKPFDIEELKLRVKNAILIHRRTNMTDPRTGLPSGRLIEDQLRRLVRTQGWALVLLGIDHFTPFNDAYGFVASDEVMRFISLLLNETVDLYGTPDDFIGQPSNDTFIIITQSSDTRRLVEDLRRRFDDGIKTHYNFIDREQNGILLGNKLEPLMQLSMGVVSSETQRFSDIREITEAAAEMRKLDQKSG, encoded by the coding sequence ATGAGTAATGGGAATAACGGTCGCATCCTGGTCGTAGAAGATGATTTCGACATTTCCAACATGTTGCGAATCTATTTTAACGGCCAGGGTTACACGGTAGACGTCGCCTCGCGGGGGAACGAAGCGTTGGAGATTTGCCGCCGCCAACTGCCCGACCTGATCGTGCTGGACATCATGCTGCCAGACAAGGACGGCTACCAGGTGTGCCGCGAACTACGCACAACCACCCGCACCAGCCGCATCCCCATTATTTTCTTAACGCAAAAAGATGAGCGCAGCGACCGCATCGCCGGGTTGGAACTGGGCGCGGACGATTACATCACCAAGCCCTTCGACATTGAAGAGCTTAAGCTCCGCGTGAAAAACGCCATCCTCATTCATCGACGCACGAACATGACCGACCCACGCACCGGGTTGCCCAGCGGACGCCTCATTGAAGACCAACTACGGAGGTTGGTGCGGACACAAGGATGGGCATTGGTGCTGCTGGGAATCGACCATTTCACGCCCTTTAACGATGCCTATGGCTTCGTCGCCAGCGACGAGGTCATGCGCTTCATCTCCTTGCTCCTCAACGAAACCGTAGACCTTTATGGCACGCCCGACGATTTTATCGGCCAGCCGAGCAATGACACGTTCATCATCATCACGCAGTCATCAGATACGCGGCGGCTAGTAGAGGATTTGCGCCGTCGTTTTGATGATGGCATCAAAACGCACTACAACTTCATCGACCGGGAGCAAAACGGCATCCTCTTGGGCAACAAACTGGAACCGCTGATGCAATTGTCGATGGGTGTGGTTAGCAGCGAAACGCAGCGTTTCTCCGATATTCGGGAAATCACGGAAGCCGCGGCGGAAATGCGCAAACTCGACCAGAAATCCGGCTAA
- a CDS encoding alpha/beta hydrolase, with translation MSSIVTDQGILHYESIGRGQPIILLHGWINSWDVWRDSMIALAGTGRYRVYALDFWGFGESATGASPSFEIHSYVEMVNQFMESLGIVAAPVAGHSMGGTVALELALSHADRIRKVAVVGSPVVGSSLNFFLKLAGYGWIAQIVWRYPVLLSSIMRLLLARDSKKVRQMIFRDVQRASLESFFRSIGDLRDTNLVEELPALSIPTLGIYGTRDNIVSPDNARLIARHVNTAQIALMSRSRHFPMADEPQEFVRTLTQFLGNEDSTPRYEFAP, from the coding sequence GTGAGTTCGATTGTCACGGATCAAGGGATCCTACACTACGAATCCATCGGTCGCGGACAGCCAATTATCCTGCTACATGGCTGGATCAATTCCTGGGATGTCTGGCGTGATTCCATGATCGCGCTTGCCGGCACAGGCCGTTACCGCGTCTATGCGCTAGATTTCTGGGGATTCGGCGAGTCCGCCACCGGCGCAAGCCCTTCCTTTGAGATACACAGCTATGTGGAGATGGTAAACCAGTTCATGGAGTCGCTAGGCATCGTCGCCGCGCCCGTCGCCGGGCACTCCATGGGGGGCACGGTCGCGCTGGAGTTGGCGCTGAGCCATGCAGACCGTATCCGCAAGGTGGCTGTGGTCGGTTCCCCGGTGGTCGGCAGTTCGCTCAATTTCTTCCTGAAACTGGCGGGGTACGGCTGGATCGCGCAAATTGTCTGGCGCTACCCCGTTCTGCTCAGCTCGATTATGCGCCTGCTGTTGGCGCGGGATTCCAAGAAGGTACGGCAGATGATCTTCCGTGATGTACAGCGGGCCAGCCTGGAGTCATTTTTCCGCAGCATTGGGGATTTGCGCGACACGAATCTGGTGGAAGAATTGCCGGCACTTTCCATCCCCACACTCGGCATCTACGGCACACGAGATAACATCGTCTCCCCCGACAACGCCAGACTGATCGCCCGCCACGTCAACACCGCCCAAATCGCCCTGATGTCCCGGTCACGCCACTTCCCCATGGCCGACGAACCCCAGGAATTCGTGCGCACGCTCACCCAATTTCTCGGCAACGAAGACAGCACCCCGCGATACGAGTTCGCACCATGA